The DNA sequence GCAGCGCTGTCTGCGGCGCGCTACCTCTGCGTGTCCGGCGGCGACATGACCACTCCCGAGGGTTGGGAGAACGCGGTCAAGGTCTACAACAACTCGATGCAGTACGTACTGGATGTGCGTGACCACGCCAACGCCTACTCGGTCAACGTCGCCTACTGACCGATTCCCCACCGTCTCGATCGCGCCGTCTCGATTTCCCAGCCGCCCGGTCGGTGAGTCAAGTCGGTATGGCGAGGGGTTGGGCACTAGTCTTTGTAGCGATACTCGCCGCACCCGCGATGGTGCGTGCGCTGAACGTGGAGTGACATCCCAACTCGAAGGAGATATGCCGTGGCCAGCATCGATCAGGTCGGAGCGCGCGAGATTCTCGACTCGCGGGGCAATCCCACAGTCGAGGTGGAGGTGGTACTGGACGACGGCACCTTCACCCGCGCTGCGGTGCCTTCCGGCGCATCGACCGGTGAGCACGAGGCAGTCGAGCTGCGCGATGGCGGCGACCGCTACGGCGGCAAGGGCGTCACCAAGGCGGTCGAGGCCGTCCTCGGGGAGATCGCTCCCGCTGTGATCGGCATCGAGGCAGACGATCAGCGTCTCGTCGACCAGGCGTTGTTGGACCTGGACGGCACGCCGGACAAGTCGCGACTGGGCGCCAACGCGTTGCTTGGTGTGTCGCTTGCCGTGGCCAAGGGCGCCGCCGAGTCGGCCGGCCTGCCGCTGTTCCGCTACCTCGGCGGACCGAACGCCCACATCCTCCCCGTGCCGATGATGAACATCCTCAACGGCGGCGCACACGCCGACACCGGCGTCGACGTCCAGGAATTCATGGTCGCGCCGATCGGTGCAGCGACGTTCAAGGAGTCACTGCGCTGGGGCGCCGAGGTGTACCACTCCCTCAAGTCCGTGCTCAAGGCCAAGGGTCTTGCCACCGGGCTGGGCGATGAGGGCGGCTTCGCCCCCGACGTGGCCGGTACCCGCGCAGCTCTGGAACTCATCAGCGAGGCCATCGGCAAGACGGGTCTCAAGCTCGGCACCGATGTGGCTCTGGCCCTGGACGTGGCAGCCACCGAGTTTCACACCGAGGGAACGGGTTACGCCTTCGAGGGCAAGACCCACACTGCTGCCGAGATGGCCGATTTCTACGCGGCACTGATCACCGAGTTCCCGATGGTCTCCATCGAGGACCCGCTGTCCGAGGATGACTGGGACGGCTGGGTTGCCCTCACCGAGTCGATCGGCGACAAGATCCAGTTGGTCGGCGACGACCTCTTCGTCACCAACCCCGAGCGCCTCGAAGACGGCATCAACCGCGGCGCGGCGAACGCACTGCTGGTGAAGGTGAACCAGATCGGCACCCTGACCGAGACCCTCGACGCTGTCGCGCTGGCACACAACAACGGCTACAAGTCGATGATGAGTCACCGTTCCGGAGAGACCGAGGACACCACCATCGCCGATTTGGCAGTGGCGTGCAGCTGTGGCCAGATCAAAACCGGCGCTCCCGCTCGCAGCGAGCGCGTCGCGAAATACAACCAGCTGCTCCGCATCGAAGAAGGCCTCGGCGACGCCGCCCGGTACGCCGGTGACCTCGCCTTCCCGCGGTTCTCCTTCGAAGGCTGATCGGTACCGAACGGGTTGATGGATCGATGATGATGGCCGAGAGACGAAACCGGAGGCGGGGCGGCTCCGATGCGCCCCGCGGGAACCGGAGACGGACCTCGGCCGACGTGAAGCACGGGCCGTCGCGCTCCGGGTCACGAGGTGCGCCCAGTCCTGGGCCCGCCCGTTCCCGGAGCGCGAATCGGCAATCCGCGGCATCGTCGACGACGTTCCCCCGTACCGCGTCGGCACTCTCCTCGCGGTGGGAGAACATCAACCCGAAGCGGGCAGTGGTACTCGCGGCGGTTCTGAGTCTTCTGGCGCTGACCTTGGCGGTGCCCATGCGGACGTATTTCTCGCAGCAGACCGAGTTCGACGAACTCCGCGCCAGCAACGCTCAGCTGCAGGTGCAGGTGCAGGAG is a window from the Williamsia sp. DF01-3 genome containing:
- a CDS encoding septum formation initiator family protein produces the protein MKHGPSRSGSRGAPSPGPARSRSANRQSAASSTTFPRTASALSSRWENINPKRAVVLAAVLSLLALTLAVPMRTYFSQQTEFDELRASNAQLQVQVQEYEEKVAEQNDPAYIEAQARERLQFVMPGEKPLLMQYPVPPEKTEEEREAERVAANPWYTSLYNSISVPEK
- the eno gene encoding phosphopyruvate hydratase, with amino-acid sequence MASIDQVGAREILDSRGNPTVEVEVVLDDGTFTRAAVPSGASTGEHEAVELRDGGDRYGGKGVTKAVEAVLGEIAPAVIGIEADDQRLVDQALLDLDGTPDKSRLGANALLGVSLAVAKGAAESAGLPLFRYLGGPNAHILPVPMMNILNGGAHADTGVDVQEFMVAPIGAATFKESLRWGAEVYHSLKSVLKAKGLATGLGDEGGFAPDVAGTRAALELISEAIGKTGLKLGTDVALALDVAATEFHTEGTGYAFEGKTHTAAEMADFYAALITEFPMVSIEDPLSEDDWDGWVALTESIGDKIQLVGDDLFVTNPERLEDGINRGAANALLVKVNQIGTLTETLDAVALAHNNGYKSMMSHRSGETEDTTIADLAVACSCGQIKTGAPARSERVAKYNQLLRIEEGLGDAARYAGDLAFPRFSFEG